In Streptosporangium album, one genomic interval encodes:
- a CDS encoding GNAT family N-acetyltransferase, protein MRSEPGRRHLRISARLRGGTGKEKGSARWLCSTHVPRGRLGDFEHIIRLYRQLQPDDPELKDGSDVVVFQQILKSPALHLFVLELDGVIVATSYLNVIPNITRSASPYAIIENVVVEESRRGTGLGKQIMAGTLQAAWDAGCYKAMLMTGSRRPATHAFYRACGFSADAKQAYVARPS, encoded by the coding sequence TTGAGGAGCGAGCCTGGCAGGCGCCACCTCCGCATCTCGGCTCGCCTGCGCGGTGGCACCGGCAAGGAGAAGGGCTCGGCGCGTTGGCTATGCTCCACGCATGTTCCGCGAGGCCGGCTCGGCGACTTCGAGCACATCATCCGCCTCTACCGGCAACTGCAGCCTGATGACCCGGAGCTGAAGGACGGCTCCGATGTGGTGGTCTTCCAGCAGATTCTGAAATCTCCCGCGCTACATCTCTTCGTGCTGGAACTGGACGGGGTCATCGTCGCGACGTCCTACCTCAACGTGATCCCCAACATCACCCGATCGGCATCGCCCTACGCCATCATCGAGAACGTCGTCGTCGAGGAATCACGGCGAGGCACCGGGCTGGGCAAGCAGATCATGGCCGGCACCCTCCAGGCCGCATGGGACGCGGGTTGCTACAAAGCGATGCTGATGACAGGCTCTCGCAGACCTGCGACCCACGCCTTCTACCGCGCCTGCGGGTTCTCTGCCGATGCCAAGCAAGCGTACGTGGCTCGACCATCCTGA
- a CDS encoding type II toxin-antitoxin system VapC family toxin: MKKLLCDSGPLIATSDRRDTHHSRCVQMLGSWPGSLVIPEPVLGETCNFLRNNIRRGAFLEATLLEQLTAGDYEIVNPTQADRRRATELVRHMVAAPLGYVDATVIAMAERLHITDVATTDLKFVGMAQGITKIRPLAWPFHELP; this comes from the coding sequence GTGAAGAAACTTCTCTGCGATTCAGGCCCGTTGATCGCCACCAGCGATCGAAGGGACACCCATCACAGCCGATGTGTCCAGATGCTTGGGTCCTGGCCGGGAAGCCTGGTGATTCCCGAACCGGTTCTCGGAGAGACCTGCAACTTTCTCCGGAACAACATACGGCGCGGCGCCTTCCTCGAAGCGACGCTGCTCGAACAGTTGACCGCCGGCGACTACGAGATCGTGAACCCCACGCAGGCGGATCGACGGCGAGCCACCGAGCTTGTTCGGCACATGGTCGCGGCACCACTCGGTTACGTCGACGCCACGGTGATCGCGATGGCGGAGCGCCTCCACATCACCGATGTGGCCACGACCGATCTGAAGTTCGTCGGCATGGCTCAGGGCATCACCAAAATCAGACCCCTCGCCTGGCCGTTCCACGAACTGCCCTGA